The Phyllopteryx taeniolatus isolate TA_2022b chromosome 14, UOR_Ptae_1.2, whole genome shotgun sequence genome has a window encoding:
- the LOC133489168 gene encoding ATP-sensitive inward rectifier potassium channel 10-like isoform X1, whose protein sequence is MEMEYILLESDRLDMTSANPPSSRSSSPQKVCHTQTQTDVFKPLLGGGLSNAGATLRKRRRVLSKDGRSNIRIEHVSGRGSLYMRDLWTTFVDMQWRYKFFLFTATFAGTWFLFGVLWYLLALVHGDLLEFEPSSNHTPCVMQMQTLTGAFLFSLESQTTIGYGFRCITEQCPVAIVLLIIQLLITTLMEIFITGTFLAKVARPKKRGETVKFSQHAVVSTQEGRPCLMIRVANMRKSLLLGCQVTGKLLQSSLTKESETVRLDQRNVAFQVDTSSDSPFLILPLTFYHVIDDDSPLRAWAAKGGGWTDPELADFELLVILSATVEPTSATCQVRTSYLPDEILWGYEFPPVVSLSPSGKYVADFAFFDKVAKSNVAPVFKASGGPRHGYQSNGSGMLPDGSDPEKVRLEQSYREERGRVSVRISNV, encoded by the exons ATGGAGATGGAATACATCCTCCTGGAGAG CGACCGGTTGGAT ATGACGTCCGCCAACCCCCCTTCCTCTCGTAGCTCCTCCCCCCAGAAGGTGTGCCACACTCAGACGCAGACGGACGTCTTCAAACCCCTGCTGGGCGGCGGTCTTTCCAACGCGGGCGCCACGTTGAGGAAGCGGCGGCGAGTGTTATCCAAAGATGGCCGCAGCAACATCCGCATCGAGCATGTTAGCGGGCGGGGGTCTCTGTACATGCGAGACCTGTGGACCACCTTTGTGGACATGCAGTGGCGCTACAAGTTCTTCCTGTTCACCGCCACCTTTGCTGGGACCTGGTTCCTGTTCGGGGTGTTGTGGTACCTGCTGGCACTGGTGCACGGAGACCTGCTTG AGTTCGAGCCTTCGTCCAACCACACTCCGTGCGTGATGCAGATGCAGACGCTGACGGGCGCCTTCCTCTTCTCTCTGGAGTCGCAGACCACCATTGGCTACGGTTTCCGCTGCATCACCGAGCAGTGTCCAGTCGCTATCGTCCTGCTCATCATCCAGCTGCTCATCACCACGCTCATGGAGATCTTCATCACCGGCACCTTCCTGGCCAAG GTTGCACGTCCGAAGAAGCGAGGCGAGACGGTCAAGTTTAGCCAGCACGCCGTGGTGTCAACACAGGAGGGCCGACCCTGCCTCATGATCAGGGTGGCCAACATGCGCAAGAGCCTCCTGCTCGGCTGTCAG GTGACAGGTAAGCTGCTCCAGTCGTCTCTGACCAAGGAGAGCGAGACGGTCCGCCTGGACCAGAGGAACGTGGCCTTCCAGGTGGACACGTCCAGCGACAGTCCCTTCCTCATCCTGCCGCTCACCTTCTACCACGTCATCGACGACGACAGCCCCCTCAGGGCCTGGGCCGCCAAGG GCGGCGGCTGGACTGATCCGGAGTTGGCAGACTTTGAATTGCTGGTCATCCTCAGCGCGACAGTGGAGCCCACGTCAGCCACCTGCCAGGTCCGCACCTCCTACCTACCTGACGAGATCCTTTGGGGTTACGAGTTCCCGCCAGTGGTCTCCCTGTCGCCATCGGGCAAATATGTGGCCGACTTTGCCTTTTTCGACAAAGTGGCCAAAAGCAATGTGGCGCCCGTCTTCAAGGCGTCGGGGGGCCCGCGACACGGTTACCAGAGCAACGGCAGCGGGATGCTTCCCGACGGGTCAGACCCGGAGAAGGTCCGCCTGGAGCAAAGCTACCGGGAGGAGCGGGGCCGTGTCAGCGTTCGTATCAGCAACGTGTGA
- the LOC133489168 gene encoding ATP-sensitive inward rectifier potassium channel 10-like isoform X2 encodes MTSANPPSSRSSSPQKVCHTQTQTDVFKPLLGGGLSNAGATLRKRRRVLSKDGRSNIRIEHVSGRGSLYMRDLWTTFVDMQWRYKFFLFTATFAGTWFLFGVLWYLLALVHGDLLEFEPSSNHTPCVMQMQTLTGAFLFSLESQTTIGYGFRCITEQCPVAIVLLIIQLLITTLMEIFITGTFLAKVARPKKRGETVKFSQHAVVSTQEGRPCLMIRVANMRKSLLLGCQVTGKLLQSSLTKESETVRLDQRNVAFQVDTSSDSPFLILPLTFYHVIDDDSPLRAWAAKGGGWTDPELADFELLVILSATVEPTSATCQVRTSYLPDEILWGYEFPPVVSLSPSGKYVADFAFFDKVAKSNVAPVFKASGGPRHGYQSNGSGMLPDGSDPEKVRLEQSYREERGRVSVRISNV; translated from the exons ATGACGTCCGCCAACCCCCCTTCCTCTCGTAGCTCCTCCCCCCAGAAGGTGTGCCACACTCAGACGCAGACGGACGTCTTCAAACCCCTGCTGGGCGGCGGTCTTTCCAACGCGGGCGCCACGTTGAGGAAGCGGCGGCGAGTGTTATCCAAAGATGGCCGCAGCAACATCCGCATCGAGCATGTTAGCGGGCGGGGGTCTCTGTACATGCGAGACCTGTGGACCACCTTTGTGGACATGCAGTGGCGCTACAAGTTCTTCCTGTTCACCGCCACCTTTGCTGGGACCTGGTTCCTGTTCGGGGTGTTGTGGTACCTGCTGGCACTGGTGCACGGAGACCTGCTTG AGTTCGAGCCTTCGTCCAACCACACTCCGTGCGTGATGCAGATGCAGACGCTGACGGGCGCCTTCCTCTTCTCTCTGGAGTCGCAGACCACCATTGGCTACGGTTTCCGCTGCATCACCGAGCAGTGTCCAGTCGCTATCGTCCTGCTCATCATCCAGCTGCTCATCACCACGCTCATGGAGATCTTCATCACCGGCACCTTCCTGGCCAAG GTTGCACGTCCGAAGAAGCGAGGCGAGACGGTCAAGTTTAGCCAGCACGCCGTGGTGTCAACACAGGAGGGCCGACCCTGCCTCATGATCAGGGTGGCCAACATGCGCAAGAGCCTCCTGCTCGGCTGTCAG GTGACAGGTAAGCTGCTCCAGTCGTCTCTGACCAAGGAGAGCGAGACGGTCCGCCTGGACCAGAGGAACGTGGCCTTCCAGGTGGACACGTCCAGCGACAGTCCCTTCCTCATCCTGCCGCTCACCTTCTACCACGTCATCGACGACGACAGCCCCCTCAGGGCCTGGGCCGCCAAGG GCGGCGGCTGGACTGATCCGGAGTTGGCAGACTTTGAATTGCTGGTCATCCTCAGCGCGACAGTGGAGCCCACGTCAGCCACCTGCCAGGTCCGCACCTCCTACCTACCTGACGAGATCCTTTGGGGTTACGAGTTCCCGCCAGTGGTCTCCCTGTCGCCATCGGGCAAATATGTGGCCGACTTTGCCTTTTTCGACAAAGTGGCCAAAAGCAATGTGGCGCCCGTCTTCAAGGCGTCGGGGGGCCCGCGACACGGTTACCAGAGCAACGGCAGCGGGATGCTTCCCGACGGGTCAGACCCGGAGAAGGTCCGCCTGGAGCAAAGCTACCGGGAGGAGCGGGGCCGTGTCAGCGTTCGTATCAGCAACGTGTGA